The following are from one region of the Dermacentor albipictus isolate Rhodes 1998 colony chromosome 5, USDA_Dalb.pri_finalv2, whole genome shotgun sequence genome:
- the LOC139060108 gene encoding SWI/SNF-related matrix-associated actin-dependent regulator of chromatin subfamily A containing DEAD/H box 1A-like isoform X3: MKKEQQRPGNGGKLALAIILRPRRLKESHDIASPGGTSESALKRPGRDLVKSAQKTRGIQPSGSKVGLKQSSSTSSRVKRKLSECSGTSRGSGQPAHSALKRTVKEEKESSDEDSSDDEDTKYMTDKEKSLKQIIEEFKGADVMALQDALVTCKWDVCETRAYLLENPPRRMAPNPYRNAQFNIFPSSRSRDVDSNSEEEGEVTPQETVITRNAPPMKNTTSGLPNPEAPSDTDLCNSQKTVELLPANAIKVEVVSDDEEQIDGDVHGMTSDTDESDEEIHRKPVKVEPHIITGFLDNASSDELVTISVCQPKVEAVEENRPHETWKTATSQRTPEDVVGRKGNNEEFILPTGHVPEHLPSSVEKQINPGDFVAVEIKESSSQVLMAASLYATALQQRLTDERERTRLRHVQPL, translated from the exons ATGAAGAAAGAACAG CAACGTCCAGGCAATGGTGGGAAATTGGCACTCGCCATAATTTTGCGCCCACGGAGACTGAAAGAATCAC ATGATATTGCCAGCCCCGGCGGGACTTCTGAATCGGCACTGAAGAGACCTGGCCGGGACTTGGTCAAAAG TGCACAAAAGACTCGTGGCATACAACCAAGTGGCTCGAAAGTCGGCTTGAAACAAAGTTCATCAACATCCAGCAGAGTCAAGCGAAAGCTTTCAGAATGCAGTGGAACATCCAGAGGATCAGGACAGCCTGCTCATAGTGCCTTAAAAAGAACTGTCAAGGAAGAGAAAGAGAGCAGTGATGAAGACAGCTCAGATGATGAGGACACGAAGTATATGACTGACAAAGAGAAAAGTCTCAAGCAGATCATCGAAGAGTTCAAAGGAGCTGATGTTATG GCTCTGCAAGATGCCTTGGTGACATGTAAATGGGATGTCTGTGAGACGCGTGCCTATTTGCTGGAAAATCCACCCCGTCGGATGGCTCCTAACCCATATCGCAACGCACAATTCAATATTTTTCCCTCGTCTCGCAGCAGAGATGTGGATTCCAACAGTGAAGAGGAGGGAGAGGTGACACCTCAG GAAACAGTCATTACAAGGAATGCACCACCAATGAAGAACACGACTAGTGGCCTGCCCAATCCCGAAGCTCCCAGCGACACTGATTTGTGTAACTCACAAAAGACAGTGGAGCTTCTGCCAGCGAATGCGATAAAGGTTGAAGTTGTCAGTGACGACGAAGAACAGATTGACGGTGATGTCCACGGTATGACCAGTGACACTGATGAAAGTGATGAAGAAATACATCGCAAACCTGTAAAGGTTGAACCACACATTATTACGGGCTTCTTGGACAACGCTTCTTCAGATGAACTAGTTACGATCTCTGTCTGCCAACCAAAGGTTGAAGCTGTTGAAGAAAACAGGCCACATGAAACGTGGAAGACTGCG ACTAGCCAACGAACACCAGAGGACGTGGTTGGTAGAAAAGGCAACAATGAAGAATTTATACTCCCCACGGGTCACGTGCCAGAACACCTGCCATCTTCAGTGGAGAAGCAAATCAATCCTGGTGATTTTGTGGCTGTTGAG attaaAGAAAGCTCCAGCCAGGTACTCATGGCTGCATCTTTGTATGCCACTGCTCTGCAACAACGCTTGACCGATGAACGAGAGCGCACACGGTTGAGGCATGTGCAGCCACTGTAG
- the LOC139060108 gene encoding SWI/SNF-related matrix-associated actin-dependent regulator of chromatin subfamily A containing DEAD/H box 1A-like isoform X1 has product MGEARVGVSASTLRRRRQAESDHPADIARREKALKKRRAKLATETDEEREARLEKKRKYDRDRKARKLAAAAAAAANVASTSSSTTASLSDDIASPGGTSESALKRPGRDLVKSAQKTRGIQPSGSKVGLKQSSSTSSRVKRKLSECSGTSRGSGQPAHSALKRTVKEEKESSDEDSSDDEDTKYMTDKEKSLKQIIEEFKGADVMALQDALVTCKWDVCETRAYLLENPPRRMAPNPYRNAQFNIFPSSRSRDVDSNSEEEGEVTPQETVITRNAPPMKNTTSGLPNPEAPSDTDLCNSQKTVELLPANAIKVEVVSDDEEQIDGDVHGMTSDTDESDEEIHRKPVKVEPHIITGFLDNASSDELVTISVCQPKVEAVEENRPHETWKTATSQRTPEDVVGRKGNNEEFILPTGHVPEHLPSSVEKQINPGDFVAVEIKESSSQVLMAASLYATALQQRLTDERERTRLRHVQPL; this is encoded by the exons ATGGGCGAAGCACGTGTCGGTGTGAGCGCGTCAACACTTCGCCGCAGGCGCCAGGCCGAGTCTGATCACCCTGCCGATATAGCTCGCCGGGAAAAAGCACTGAAGAAGAGGCGCGCTAAATTAGCGACAGAGACAGATGAAGAGCGAGAAGCTCGACTGGAGAAGAAACGCAAATATGACCGAGACAGGAAGGCTAGAAagttggcagcagcagcagcagctgccgctAACGTAGCATCGACTTCATCTTCTACGACAGCTTCGCTTTCTG ATGATATTGCCAGCCCCGGCGGGACTTCTGAATCGGCACTGAAGAGACCTGGCCGGGACTTGGTCAAAAG TGCACAAAAGACTCGTGGCATACAACCAAGTGGCTCGAAAGTCGGCTTGAAACAAAGTTCATCAACATCCAGCAGAGTCAAGCGAAAGCTTTCAGAATGCAGTGGAACATCCAGAGGATCAGGACAGCCTGCTCATAGTGCCTTAAAAAGAACTGTCAAGGAAGAGAAAGAGAGCAGTGATGAAGACAGCTCAGATGATGAGGACACGAAGTATATGACTGACAAAGAGAAAAGTCTCAAGCAGATCATCGAAGAGTTCAAAGGAGCTGATGTTATG GCTCTGCAAGATGCCTTGGTGACATGTAAATGGGATGTCTGTGAGACGCGTGCCTATTTGCTGGAAAATCCACCCCGTCGGATGGCTCCTAACCCATATCGCAACGCACAATTCAATATTTTTCCCTCGTCTCGCAGCAGAGATGTGGATTCCAACAGTGAAGAGGAGGGAGAGGTGACACCTCAG GAAACAGTCATTACAAGGAATGCACCACCAATGAAGAACACGACTAGTGGCCTGCCCAATCCCGAAGCTCCCAGCGACACTGATTTGTGTAACTCACAAAAGACAGTGGAGCTTCTGCCAGCGAATGCGATAAAGGTTGAAGTTGTCAGTGACGACGAAGAACAGATTGACGGTGATGTCCACGGTATGACCAGTGACACTGATGAAAGTGATGAAGAAATACATCGCAAACCTGTAAAGGTTGAACCACACATTATTACGGGCTTCTTGGACAACGCTTCTTCAGATGAACTAGTTACGATCTCTGTCTGCCAACCAAAGGTTGAAGCTGTTGAAGAAAACAGGCCACATGAAACGTGGAAGACTGCG ACTAGCCAACGAACACCAGAGGACGTGGTTGGTAGAAAAGGCAACAATGAAGAATTTATACTCCCCACGGGTCACGTGCCAGAACACCTGCCATCTTCAGTGGAGAAGCAAATCAATCCTGGTGATTTTGTGGCTGTTGAG attaaAGAAAGCTCCAGCCAGGTACTCATGGCTGCATCTTTGTATGCCACTGCTCTGCAACAACGCTTGACCGATGAACGAGAGCGCACACGGTTGAGGCATGTGCAGCCACTGTAG
- the LOC139060108 gene encoding SWI/SNF-related matrix-associated actin-dependent regulator of chromatin subfamily A containing DEAD/H box 1A-like isoform X2 encodes MSDSLVSSGTGSSSPLSTLRQFRLRKRCSQQSPASEQCPSQSNEGQNQMHGHPSALCRNENDIASPGGTSESALKRPGRDLVKSAQKTRGIQPSGSKVGLKQSSSTSSRVKRKLSECSGTSRGSGQPAHSALKRTVKEEKESSDEDSSDDEDTKYMTDKEKSLKQIIEEFKGADVMALQDALVTCKWDVCETRAYLLENPPRRMAPNPYRNAQFNIFPSSRSRDVDSNSEEEGEVTPQETVITRNAPPMKNTTSGLPNPEAPSDTDLCNSQKTVELLPANAIKVEVVSDDEEQIDGDVHGMTSDTDESDEEIHRKPVKVEPHIITGFLDNASSDELVTISVCQPKVEAVEENRPHETWKTATSQRTPEDVVGRKGNNEEFILPTGHVPEHLPSSVEKQINPGDFVAVEIKESSSQVLMAASLYATALQQRLTDERERTRLRHVQPL; translated from the exons ATGTCCGATTCCCTCGTCAGCAGCGGCACCGGATCATCAAGTCCGTTGAGCACGCTCAGGCAGTTTAGGTTACGAAAGAGATGTTCGCAGCAAAGTCCTGCCTCCGAACAATGTCCATCACAGAGCAACGAGGGCCAAAATCAAATGCATGGTCATCCTTCTGCGCTGTGCCGAAACGAAA ATGATATTGCCAGCCCCGGCGGGACTTCTGAATCGGCACTGAAGAGACCTGGCCGGGACTTGGTCAAAAG TGCACAAAAGACTCGTGGCATACAACCAAGTGGCTCGAAAGTCGGCTTGAAACAAAGTTCATCAACATCCAGCAGAGTCAAGCGAAAGCTTTCAGAATGCAGTGGAACATCCAGAGGATCAGGACAGCCTGCTCATAGTGCCTTAAAAAGAACTGTCAAGGAAGAGAAAGAGAGCAGTGATGAAGACAGCTCAGATGATGAGGACACGAAGTATATGACTGACAAAGAGAAAAGTCTCAAGCAGATCATCGAAGAGTTCAAAGGAGCTGATGTTATG GCTCTGCAAGATGCCTTGGTGACATGTAAATGGGATGTCTGTGAGACGCGTGCCTATTTGCTGGAAAATCCACCCCGTCGGATGGCTCCTAACCCATATCGCAACGCACAATTCAATATTTTTCCCTCGTCTCGCAGCAGAGATGTGGATTCCAACAGTGAAGAGGAGGGAGAGGTGACACCTCAG GAAACAGTCATTACAAGGAATGCACCACCAATGAAGAACACGACTAGTGGCCTGCCCAATCCCGAAGCTCCCAGCGACACTGATTTGTGTAACTCACAAAAGACAGTGGAGCTTCTGCCAGCGAATGCGATAAAGGTTGAAGTTGTCAGTGACGACGAAGAACAGATTGACGGTGATGTCCACGGTATGACCAGTGACACTGATGAAAGTGATGAAGAAATACATCGCAAACCTGTAAAGGTTGAACCACACATTATTACGGGCTTCTTGGACAACGCTTCTTCAGATGAACTAGTTACGATCTCTGTCTGCCAACCAAAGGTTGAAGCTGTTGAAGAAAACAGGCCACATGAAACGTGGAAGACTGCG ACTAGCCAACGAACACCAGAGGACGTGGTTGGTAGAAAAGGCAACAATGAAGAATTTATACTCCCCACGGGTCACGTGCCAGAACACCTGCCATCTTCAGTGGAGAAGCAAATCAATCCTGGTGATTTTGTGGCTGTTGAG attaaAGAAAGCTCCAGCCAGGTACTCATGGCTGCATCTTTGTATGCCACTGCTCTGCAACAACGCTTGACCGATGAACGAGAGCGCACACGGTTGAGGCATGTGCAGCCACTGTAG